A stretch of Octopus sinensis unplaced genomic scaffold, ASM634580v1 Contig18731, whole genome shotgun sequence DNA encodes these proteins:
- the LOC115231551 gene encoding uncharacterized protein LOC115231551 — MKKYRILVGCLQETKVKLGDEQVYGDYRLILLPSECGHYGQGFVAHKHLSTCIHRCWRVIDRISVLQISTGHKSGMLSIINVYAPQSGRIAKNLDELDSFYEELARTLTSLEDSYSLFIAGDWNAKVGIRSGDEQFIGRYGRGHFSGPFL; from the coding sequence ATGAAGAAATACAGGATCTTGGTTGGATGTCTACAAGAAACCAAAGTGAAACTCGGGGATGAGCAAGTCTATGGGGACTATCGCCTTATTCTGCTGCCCTCTGAATGCGGACACTATGGCCAAGGCTTTGTGGCACACAAACACTTATCTACTTGTATTCATCGCTGCTGGAGAGTCATCGATCGAATATCTGTACTACAAATAAGTACCGGACACAAATCCGGAATGCTTTCTATCATTAATGTTTATGCCCCTCAAAGTGGCAGGATTGCCAAGAATCTCGACGAACTAGACTCCTTTTACGAGGAGCTAGCTAGGACACTCACAAGTCTGGAGGATTCGTACAGTCTATTCATCGCGGGAGATTGGAATGCCAAAGTTGGCATCCGCTCTGGGGACGAGCAGTTTATTGGCAGATATGGCCGTGGGCACTTTTCTGGCCCATTTCTGTGA